In the bacterium genome, one interval contains:
- a CDS encoding VCBS repeat-containing protein, whose amino-acid sequence MWLCVVVSPGWAAPRFGRPGTYAVDGSPVSIAIGAVDAQAGRDVVTANEAGAEGPSLSILFNRGQGSFFPEQRVSVDASKYILHAVAAGDFNADGAADLAAAVDDVTAFPLRGSILVYLNNGSGGFARPVEYKLGGFFPRVIRVGDVTGDGALDLVIGFAQSGGSRGLFTVLAGQRQSGSPSGAFATTATTVVGTAPSAIDLGDLDGDGHVDALVADREGGAVFVFYGTGTAAPFGSPQSVTTVTAPVAALIDAAPGLARPQVLVVAHNNGRLLTLAQTAPRTFAAPTTQIVGFLPEAAALADADGDGTDDLFVVSVLGLELWKGASDGGFSLAEKIIANDDSLDALAIDDLNGDGMPDVAASASSQDRVTVALNGADVPFTPAPTFTATPTFTATPTHVGTATPTRGPQACAGDCNGDGAVSINELIVGVNIALGTTAVDGCAAFDRDGDGQVSVSELIAGVNSALGGCPAT is encoded by the coding sequence ATGTGGCTCTGTGTCGTGGTGTCGCCGGGCTGGGCGGCGCCTCGCTTCGGGCGGCCGGGGACGTACGCGGTCGACGGCTCGCCGGTGAGCATCGCCATCGGGGCCGTGGACGCGCAGGCTGGACGTGATGTGGTGACGGCGAACGAGGCCGGGGCGGAAGGCCCGTCGCTGTCGATTCTCTTCAATCGGGGTCAGGGGAGCTTCTTTCCGGAACAGCGGGTGAGCGTGGACGCGTCGAAGTACATCCTGCACGCGGTGGCGGCCGGCGATTTCAATGCCGACGGCGCCGCCGATCTCGCCGCCGCGGTGGACGACGTCACCGCCTTTCCGCTGCGCGGCAGCATCCTGGTGTACCTCAACAACGGCAGCGGCGGCTTCGCCCGTCCCGTCGAATACAAGCTCGGCGGCTTCTTCCCGCGCGTCATCCGGGTCGGCGACGTGACCGGCGACGGCGCGCTCGACCTGGTGATCGGTTTCGCGCAGAGCGGCGGCAGCCGCGGCCTGTTCACGGTGCTCGCCGGCCAGCGCCAGTCCGGCTCGCCCAGCGGCGCTTTCGCCACCACCGCCACGACCGTCGTCGGCACGGCGCCGAGCGCCATCGACCTCGGCGATCTCGACGGCGACGGCCACGTCGACGCGCTGGTGGCCGATCGCGAGGGTGGCGCGGTGTTCGTGTTCTATGGCACCGGCACGGCGGCGCCGTTCGGCTCGCCGCAGTCGGTGACGACGGTCACCGCGCCGGTGGCGGCCCTGATCGACGCCGCGCCGGGCCTGGCGCGGCCGCAGGTGCTGGTGGTGGCGCACAACAACGGCCGCTTGCTGACCCTGGCGCAGACCGCGCCGCGCACCTTCGCGGCGCCGACGACGCAGATCGTCGGCTTCCTGCCCGAGGCGGCCGCCCTGGCCGACGCCGACGGCGACGGCACGGACGATCTCTTCGTCGTCAGCGTCCTCGGCCTCGAGCTGTGGAAGGGCGCCAGCGACGGCGGCTTCAGTCTCGCCGAGAAGATCATCGCCAACGACGACTCGCTGGACGCGCTGGCGATCGACGATCTCAACGGCGACGGCATGCCCGACGTGGCGGCCAGCGCCTCCAGCCAGGACCGGGTGACGGTGGCGTTGAACGGCGCCGACGTGCCGTTCACGCCAGCGCCGACCTTCACGGCCACGCCGACCTTCACCGCCACGCCGACCCACGTCGGCACGGCGACCCCGACGCGCGGGCCGCAGGCGTGCGCCGGGGATTGCAACGGCGACGGCGCCGTCTCCATCAACGAGCTCATTGTGGGGGTGAACATCGCCCTCGGCACCACGGCAGTCGACGGCTGCGCCGCGTTCGACCGCGACGGCGACGGGCAGGTCTCCGTCAGCGAGCTGATCGCGGGCGTCAACAGCGCCCTCGGCGGCTGTCCGGCGACGTGA
- a CDS encoding YncE family protein, translating to MGGRFALPGLLHGLLCGALLLAFSAPAQGQPCLYVVNQLRGAVEAFSRPGLSLVASVGLSECVLPQCMPTALAVDTARRRAYVARQDAGSVQVIDMTGIAPPKKIGVGSAPADVALSPDGSRLYVANLGSDSVSVIDTALDAVIDTIAVGDEPRGLAVRPDGSRLYVANFRGDTVSVIDTASGEVIDTLTVVIGGGPTAVRLTPDGTRLYVSNFRIATVSVLDLANPGAPLGSIPVGLGPRAIAFTSSGATAYVANWLDGTLTPIDTASQTPGTPITVGRAPIDIVLTDDATTGYVANLSDNTLSILDVASGGVTTLADQGAPFDLALGSCPLLPTPTATVTATPRSTVTPTPPSGTCTGDCNGDGMVAIGELITGVNIALGNTSVANCPSFDRNGDEMVSVNELIAAVNAALGGC from the coding sequence ATGGGGGGGAGATTCGCTCTTCCCGGTTTGCTGCACGGGCTCCTCTGCGGGGCTCTTCTTTTGGCCTTTTCGGCGCCGGCGCAGGGCCAGCCGTGCCTCTATGTCGTCAACCAGTTGCGCGGGGCGGTCGAGGCCTTCTCCCGGCCCGGGCTCTCGCTGGTGGCGAGCGTCGGGCTCAGCGAATGCGTGCTGCCGCAGTGCATGCCGACGGCGCTGGCGGTCGACACCGCGCGGCGCCGCGCCTACGTGGCGCGGCAGGACGCCGGCTCGGTGCAGGTCATCGACATGACCGGCATCGCCCCGCCGAAGAAGATCGGGGTCGGGAGCGCTCCGGCCGATGTCGCGCTGAGCCCCGACGGGTCCCGCCTCTACGTCGCCAACCTCGGCAGCGATTCCGTATCGGTGATCGACACCGCGCTCGACGCGGTGATCGACACGATCGCGGTCGGCGACGAACCGCGCGGCCTCGCCGTCCGCCCCGACGGCTCGCGCCTCTACGTTGCCAACTTTCGCGGCGACACGGTGTCGGTGATCGACACCGCCAGCGGCGAGGTCATCGACACCCTGACGGTCGTGATCGGTGGCGGCCCGACGGCCGTCAGGCTGACCCCGGACGGCACCCGGCTCTACGTCAGCAACTTCCGGATCGCGACGGTCTCGGTGCTCGACCTCGCCAATCCCGGCGCGCCCCTCGGCTCGATTCCGGTGGGCCTCGGGCCGCGCGCCATCGCCTTCACGAGCAGCGGCGCCACCGCCTACGTCGCCAACTGGCTCGACGGCACCCTCACCCCGATCGACACCGCCAGCCAGACCCCGGGGACGCCGATCACCGTCGGCCGCGCGCCGATCGACATCGTGCTCACCGACGACGCCACCACCGGCTACGTCGCCAACCTCTCCGACAACACGCTGTCGATCCTCGACGTCGCCAGCGGCGGCGTGACGACGCTCGCCGACCAGGGCGCGCCGTTCGACCTCGCCCTCGGGAGCTGCCCGCTGCTGCCGACGCCGACCGCGACCGTCACCGCCACGCCGCGCTCCACCGTCACCCCGACCCCACCGAGCGGCACCTGCACCGGCGATTGCAACGGCGACGGCATGGTCGCCATCGGCGAGCTGATCACCGGCGTCAACATCGCGCTCGGCAACACCAGCGTCGCGAACTGTCCGTCGTTCGACCGCAACGGCGACGAGATGGTGAGCGTCAACGAGCTCATCGCCGCCGTGAACGCCGCCCTGGGCGGCTGCTGA
- the lepB gene encoding signal peptidase I, translating to MKPASPAPPKPEKSRWRQNVESIGLALIIALAVRSSVVQAFWVPSGSMLPTIQIGDHIFVNKLAYAVRLPLIGTELFKVGDLQRNDIVVFVSPVDRSTDLIKRVIAVPGDTVEIRNKKVFVNGEAIPDSHAHFVDSTINPNGGRDNMPPTQVPEGKFFVMGDNRDRSYDSRFWGFANIEDIKGKATFIYWSRDTSNGWLAAPRFERFGHFID from the coding sequence ATGAAACCGGCATCCCCCGCTCCCCCGAAGCCCGAGAAATCGCGCTGGCGCCAGAACGTCGAATCGATCGGCCTGGCGCTGATCATCGCCCTCGCCGTCCGCTCCTCCGTCGTGCAGGCCTTCTGGGTTCCCTCCGGATCGATGCTGCCGACGATCCAGATCGGCGATCACATCTTCGTCAACAAGCTCGCCTACGCCGTGCGCCTGCCGCTGATCGGCACCGAGCTCTTCAAGGTCGGCGATCTGCAGCGCAACGACATCGTCGTCTTCGTCTCGCCGGTCGATCGCTCCACCGACCTCATCAAGCGCGTCATCGCGGTTCCCGGCGACACGGTGGAGATCAGGAACAAGAAGGTGTTCGTCAACGGCGAGGCGATCCCCGACAGCCACGCCCACTTCGTCGACTCGACGATCAATCCGAACGGCGGCCGCGACAACATGCCACCGACGCAGGTCCCCGAGGGCAAGTTCTTCGTCATGGGCGACAACCGCGACCGCAGCTACGACAGCCGCTTCTGGGGCTTCGCCAACATCGAGGACATCAAGGGCAAGGCGACCTTCATCTACTGGTCGCGCGACACGTCGAACGGCTGGCTGGCGGCGCCGCGCTTCGAGCGCTTCGGCCACTTCATCGACTAG
- a CDS encoding VCBS repeat-containing protein: MRALAVDLTNPRIAYAAAGRLFKTVDGEHWRRLPIDDYLTALAVDPRTPSTLYVGSQDDSGEGYIRRSDDGGETWSDPIPVLSDDVVAIAIDPQQPRTLYVTQGLAQIGISRDGGVTWAVATVAQSLARSLALDPRRSGTVHAVSPRGLHTSTDYGSTWTLRAFPEPLDVSALAIDPVDSDLLYVGTYDAGLFRSDDGGNTWTPDPDLAGVSVWGFTADAGTAAVFVRTDRGLFRIRGGGDGVEPMGLDGVQAVATAGATLYAGFSSAGIARSDDGGTTWQRASSGLGAAPVPITAGADGTLYAPADGVFRSTDHGRSWTLPTTGLRGFVFALAPHPVRGDTLYAGTEHGVFVSHDRAATWQPTGLVFDPPPYNASFHVRALAVDPSHPARLYAGTWEGLYVSADGGDTWQRIEQRLLRHVQVSQIAVAADGTAYVAVFGARSLFVSTDGGASWRLRDRRGGEFTALAVDPRRPGTLFAGRRFWYGSRRGGTDGLYVSRDGGRTWSLLRLGGYGPEWIDAVAVDSAGRVFAAGWRFAYRSDDGGASWHVFTAGLPGDVNDFAFAPDRPDVVYAGSSAGIFEVEIVEPCRGDCDGDGRTGVDDLVAAVVAAGDADAGACAVADRDANGEISIAEIIAAVRAGQRPCASIREPAYRAPRSLWLPALPFALFAADVDRDGRIDAVLATEGLVLVARGDGAGGFSLAPGGGFEPRGTIRAAEVLDLNGDGAPDLLLQTAADGSGDDLGVTAALNDGRGAFTPRATYRGRGRSSSPSFAAGDLDGDGVPDLVLADGSGTVIAYRGNGDGTFGATRTIRPQTCSGEDPYCYAVRAIADLNGDGVPDVVSSDDVLLGRGDGTFGDPVGGGADGPLVDLDGDGYLDTLAWSWPYGNVDVSFGAGDGSFSRFWTFASGGDWNDIAGGDLNGDGAPDFVVAIGPDWGDGTGDSADRLSLALNLGDGAFTMPRSLAVVGAPVVVATADVNGDGRLDLLAAVQCSQIGRPSCEGTAALTVWLAAP, from the coding sequence GTGCGCGCGCTCGCGGTCGATCTGACCAATCCCCGCATCGCCTACGCGGCGGCGGGTCGCCTCTTCAAGACCGTCGACGGCGAGCACTGGCGGCGCCTGCCCATCGACGACTACCTCACCGCCCTGGCGGTCGATCCGCGGACGCCGTCGACGCTCTACGTCGGCAGCCAGGACGATTCGGGCGAGGGGTACATCCGCCGCAGCGACGACGGCGGCGAGACCTGGAGCGATCCGATCCCGGTGCTGAGCGATGACGTGGTCGCCATCGCCATCGATCCGCAACAACCGCGGACCCTGTACGTAACCCAGGGACTCGCCCAGATCGGCATCAGCCGCGACGGCGGCGTCACCTGGGCGGTCGCGACCGTCGCCCAGTCCCTGGCCCGGTCGCTGGCGCTCGACCCGCGGCGCTCGGGCACCGTTCACGCCGTCAGTCCGCGCGGGCTGCACACCTCGACCGACTACGGCAGCACGTGGACGCTGCGCGCGTTTCCGGAACCGCTCGACGTCAGCGCCCTCGCCATCGATCCGGTCGATTCCGACCTGCTGTACGTGGGGACCTACGACGCGGGCCTCTTCCGCAGCGACGACGGCGGAAACACCTGGACCCCCGATCCGGACCTGGCGGGGGTGAGCGTGTGGGGGTTCACCGCCGATGCCGGGACGGCCGCCGTGTTCGTCCGCACCGACCGCGGCCTCTTCCGCATTCGCGGCGGCGGCGACGGCGTCGAGCCCATGGGGCTCGATGGCGTCCAGGCGGTGGCGACGGCGGGGGCGACGCTCTACGCCGGATTCTCCAGCGCCGGCATCGCCCGCAGCGACGATGGTGGCACCACCTGGCAGCGCGCCTCGTCCGGGCTCGGCGCGGCGCCGGTGCCGATAACCGCTGGCGCCGACGGCACGCTCTACGCGCCGGCGGACGGCGTGTTCCGCAGCACCGACCACGGGCGGAGCTGGACGCTCCCGACGACCGGGCTGCGCGGCTTCGTCTTCGCGCTGGCGCCGCACCCGGTGCGCGGCGACACGCTCTACGCCGGCACCGAGCACGGCGTGTTCGTCTCGCACGATCGCGCCGCCACCTGGCAGCCCACTGGGCTGGTGTTCGACCCGCCGCCATACAACGCCAGCTTCCACGTGCGGGCGCTCGCCGTCGATCCCAGCCACCCGGCGCGGCTCTATGCCGGCACCTGGGAGGGCCTCTACGTCAGCGCCGACGGGGGCGACACCTGGCAGCGGATCGAGCAGCGGCTGCTCCGCCATGTCCAGGTGTCGCAGATCGCCGTCGCCGCCGACGGGACGGCATACGTCGCGGTGTTCGGTGCCCGCTCGCTCTTCGTCTCGACCGACGGCGGCGCCTCGTGGCGACTGCGCGATCGGCGAGGGGGCGAATTCACCGCCCTGGCGGTGGATCCGCGGCGTCCGGGGACGCTCTTCGCCGGGCGCCGCTTCTGGTACGGCTCGCGACGCGGCGGCACCGACGGGCTCTACGTCAGCCGCGACGGTGGCCGCACCTGGTCGCTGCTTCGGCTCGGCGGCTACGGCCCGGAGTGGATCGATGCCGTCGCGGTCGATTCGGCCGGGCGCGTCTTCGCCGCCGGTTGGCGGTTCGCCTACCGCTCCGACGACGGCGGCGCCTCGTGGCATGTGTTCACCGCCGGGCTGCCGGGCGATGTGAACGATTTCGCGTTCGCGCCCGATCGCCCGGACGTGGTCTACGCCGGCTCGTCCGCTGGCATCTTCGAGGTGGAGATCGTCGAGCCCTGCCGCGGCGACTGCGACGGCGACGGCCGCACCGGCGTCGACGACCTCGTCGCCGCCGTGGTGGCGGCCGGCGACGCCGATGCGGGTGCCTGCGCGGTGGCGGACCGCGACGCCAACGGCGAGATCTCGATCGCCGAGATCATCGCCGCGGTGCGCGCCGGCCAGCGGCCGTGCGCGAGCATCCGCGAGCCGGCGTATCGCGCCCCGCGGAGCCTGTGGCTTCCCGCCCTGCCGTTCGCGCTCTTCGCCGCCGACGTCGACCGCGACGGCCGGATCGACGCCGTGCTGGCCACCGAGGGCCTGGTGCTGGTGGCGCGCGGCGACGGCGCGGGCGGATTCTCGCTCGCACCCGGCGGCGGCTTCGAGCCGCGGGGGACGATCCGGGCGGCCGAGGTCCTCGACCTGAACGGGGACGGGGCGCCCGATCTGTTGCTGCAGACGGCGGCGGACGGCAGTGGCGACGACCTCGGGGTGACGGCAGCGCTGAACGACGGCCGCGGCGCCTTCACGCCGCGCGCGACCTACCGCGGGCGCGGCAGGTCGTCGTCGCCGTCGTTCGCGGCCGGCGACCTCGACGGCGACGGCGTGCCCGATCTCGTGCTCGCCGACGGGTCCGGAACGGTGATCGCGTACCGCGGCAACGGCGACGGAACCTTCGGCGCCACCAGGACCATCCGCCCGCAGACGTGCTCCGGGGAGGACCCCTACTGCTACGCCGTGCGTGCGATTGCCGACCTCAACGGCGACGGCGTGCCAGACGTCGTCTCGAGCGACGACGTGCTGCTGGGACGCGGCGACGGGACGTTCGGCGATCCGGTCGGCGGCGGCGCGGACGGTCCGCTGGTCGACCTCGACGGCGACGGCTACCTCGACACCCTCGCGTGGTCGTGGCCGTACGGCAACGTCGACGTGTCCTTCGGCGCCGGCGACGGCAGCTTCTCTCGGTTCTGGACGTTCGCCAGCGGCGGCGACTGGAACGACATCGCCGGCGGCGATCTGAACGGCGACGGGGCGCCGGACTTCGTTGTCGCCATCGGGCCGGACTGGGGCGACGGGACCGGCGACTCCGCCGATCGCCTGTCGCTGGCGCTCAACCTCGGCGACGGCGCCTTCACGATGCCGCGCTCGCTGGCGGTGGTCGGGGCGCCGGTCGTGGTCGCGACCGCGGACGTCAATGGCGACGGGCGGTTGGACCTGCTCGCCGCCGTGCAGTGCTCGCAGATCGGCCGCCCGTCGTGCGAGGGAACGGCCGCGCTCACCGTCTGGTTGGCCGCGCCCTGA
- a CDS encoding alkaline phosphatase family protein: MSALRPPELGPIVGHTTPRSCRLWIQSVAPESGPGAPGGEGRSVGIIGVLSKSGRKVDKAYYFRLQREFDRSGAFMLGKDVALGRHALDGVPESQRDEPFTLLPDTEYTVRMATMLLDDPTPDAETLSDSELARRLPPINNIAPLLLDLPADACEATFRTFPEDDAPAASLSFLLGSCRYPGWLWKVKEADRIFGPMVDQLSARATGPRFTLMVGDQIYGDTLTRYVPIGRADTYEEFQERYHTAYRSPNMRRLLRTAPTYMILDDHEIEDNWTQDRIHDEAKHRLFNVAIGAYMSYQWSHGPRSFGRFLYYYFDCAGYPFFVLDTRTQRFKDDIRESLADNHMLGYPMVDPAHRGQLQCLLEWLSAQQRTRGNVPKFIATSSVFAPNAMNERIAERVGHTIEDTLFESNRERRLNSDSWPAYPGTKRQLVEHIHGNGIQNVVFLSGDIHCSNIAALDFDPNPAALRAYDITSSAFYWPFPFADGDPNGYVHESRYPGQTDLFPFTGGEMHYRAWAFTQEDNYCRIQIDRAASRLTVEYFDRNGQAIWVSDTDGALTSENTLPLAPW, encoded by the coding sequence ATGTCCGCCCTTCGCCCACCCGAGCTCGGACCGATCGTCGGTCACACCACGCCGCGCAGTTGCCGGCTCTGGATCCAATCGGTCGCTCCTGAATCTGGACCCGGCGCGCCGGGAGGCGAGGGACGGAGCGTCGGCATCATCGGCGTGCTGTCGAAGAGCGGCAGGAAGGTCGACAAGGCGTACTACTTTCGCCTGCAGCGCGAGTTCGATCGCAGCGGGGCCTTCATGCTCGGCAAGGACGTGGCGCTCGGCCGACACGCGCTCGACGGCGTTCCCGAGAGCCAGCGGGACGAGCCGTTCACGCTCCTTCCCGACACGGAGTACACGGTCCGCATGGCGACCATGCTGCTGGACGACCCGACGCCGGATGCCGAGACGCTCAGCGACAGCGAGCTGGCGAGGCGATTGCCGCCGATCAACAACATCGCGCCGCTGCTGCTGGATCTGCCGGCTGACGCCTGCGAGGCGACCTTCCGCACCTTTCCCGAGGACGACGCGCCGGCTGCCAGCCTGTCCTTCCTGTTGGGCTCCTGCCGCTACCCCGGGTGGTTGTGGAAGGTGAAGGAGGCCGATCGCATCTTCGGTCCGATGGTCGACCAGTTGAGCGCGCGGGCGACCGGCCCGCGCTTCACGCTGATGGTCGGCGACCAGATTTACGGCGACACGCTCACCCGCTACGTCCCGATCGGACGCGCCGACACCTACGAGGAGTTCCAGGAGCGCTACCACACCGCCTACCGCTCCCCCAACATGCGCCGCCTGCTGCGCACGGCGCCCACCTACATGATCCTCGACGACCACGAGATCGAGGACAACTGGACGCAGGATCGCATCCACGACGAAGCCAAGCACCGCCTCTTCAACGTCGCGATCGGCGCCTACATGAGCTACCAGTGGAGCCACGGCCCGCGCTCGTTCGGCCGCTTTCTCTACTACTACTTCGACTGCGCCGGGTATCCCTTCTTCGTGCTCGACACCCGCACGCAGCGGTTCAAGGACGACATCAGGGAGAGCCTGGCCGACAACCACATGCTCGGCTACCCGATGGTCGACCCCGCCCACCGGGGTCAGCTCCAGTGCCTGCTCGAGTGGCTCAGCGCGCAGCAGCGGACGCGCGGCAACGTGCCGAAGTTCATCGCCACCTCCAGCGTGTTCGCGCCCAACGCGATGAACGAGCGCATCGCCGAGCGCGTCGGCCATACGATCGAGGACACGTTGTTCGAGAGCAACCGCGAGCGGCGCCTGAACAGCGACTCGTGGCCGGCCTACCCGGGCACCAAGCGGCAGCTCGTCGAACACATCCACGGCAACGGCATCCAGAACGTGGTGTTCCTCAGCGGTGACATTCACTGCTCGAACATCGCCGCGCTCGATTTCGATCCCAACCCGGCCGCGCTCCGCGCCTACGACATCACCTCGTCGGCGTTCTACTGGCCGTTTCCCTTTGCCGACGGCGACCCCAACGGCTACGTCCACGAATCGCGCTACCCGGGGCAGACCGATCTCTTCCCCTTCACCGGGGGGGAGATGCACTACCGCGCCTGGGCCTTCACCCAGGAGGACAACTACTGCCGCATCCAGATCGACCGCGCGGCGAGTCGGCTCACGGTCGAGTATTTCGACCGCAACGGGCAGGCGATCTGGGTGTCGGACACCGACGGCGCGCTGACCAGCGAGAACACCCTCCCCCTGGCGCCGTGGTGA
- a CDS encoding M15 family metallopeptidase, protein MPSRKISDLVTELRAPATTLIERCAAKGVELRVSATLRDPFEQARLWRQSRTIEDIKAKIKELRLADAPFLAHCLESVGPQSGRDVTGAPPGFSWHQWGEAMDVFWVVDGSAEWSTTRKVNGVNGYQLYAAEAVKLGLDAGGLWKSRKDWPHVQRRDASSPAKVFSVAQIDRAMAKRFGG, encoded by the coding sequence ATGCCGTCGAGAAAAATCAGCGACCTGGTGACCGAGCTGCGTGCGCCGGCGACGACGTTGATCGAGCGCTGCGCCGCCAAGGGGGTCGAGCTGCGGGTCAGCGCCACGCTGCGCGATCCGTTCGAGCAGGCGCGGCTGTGGCGTCAGTCGCGCACGATCGAGGACATCAAGGCGAAGATCAAAGAGCTCAGGCTCGCCGACGCGCCGTTCCTCGCCCACTGCCTGGAGAGTGTCGGACCGCAGTCTGGCCGCGACGTCACCGGCGCGCCGCCGGGGTTCTCGTGGCACCAGTGGGGCGAGGCGATGGACGTCTTCTGGGTCGTCGATGGCAGCGCCGAGTGGTCGACGACGCGCAAGGTGAACGGCGTCAACGGCTACCAGCTCTATGCCGCCGAGGCCGTGAAGCTCGGGCTCGACGCCGGCGGGCTGTGGAAATCGCGCAAGGACTGGCCGCACGTCCAGCGACGCGATGCGAGCAGCCCGGCGAAGGTCTTCAGCGTCGCTCAGATCGACCGCGCGATGGCGAAGAGATTCGGCGGCTGA
- a CDS encoding UvrD-helicase domain-containing protein produces MVFRRHAHRLTEPAPPGNGRRRRAGSRRRAGRTARSTRRPAITGGDHRRGFPDRRGVLATPAHQQLHARGVAAVADLLSALNPAQQQAVLHGDGPLLILAGAGSGKTRTLTHRIAHVIGERGVEPWRILAVTFTNKAAAEMRERLERLLGGERLPWVSTFHAACVRILRREIEALGFTRDFTIYDDRDSERLVKDVLAGLGVPESVLAPRLAQSLIDGAKNKGISAAEYARRHERHEAMAPVYRRYQDVLKRANAVDFGDLLLLTTQLFTEHPAVLERYRARFRHVLVDEYQDTNAVQYRLTNLLAGEHRNLCVVGDDDQSIYRWRGAEIANILDFERDYPDVTTIRLEQNYRSTGTILAAAGAVVACNARRKGKTLWTENPRGDRIAVGPMPDDLEEARFVAREIERALQGAWARRDIAILYRTNAQSRAVEEALVRHRIPYVMIGGVKFFARAEVKDVLAYLRVLVNPADALSTRRIINTPARGIGPGTVERLGQLEEEAGGLLAACRLAVARELLKPHQGEKVRAFAAMMDGFRARLAELPYPQLTARLIEESGYGAALREDGSPEARERLQNLDELLKGMEESAAMGRSLQEYLEQVALVSDIDAWDGGADRVTLMTLHSAKGLEFPMVFMIGMEEGLFPHARVEDADIEEERRLCYVGMTRAMKRLVLTHALRRRVYGDAQMNARSRFIDEIPPELVETVGQPARPAAPQWRLPARQGSFFAAPRAASRPERIEVANGEDGERVRIVYDEDALRVGSRVRHGTFGLGTVKGLEGAGEQQKVTVVFQSVGAKKLLLKFAGLEPA; encoded by the coding sequence ATGGTGTTCCGACGCCATGCCCATCGACTAACCGAGCCGGCGCCGCCGGGCAACGGTCGGCGCCGCCGCGCCGGGAGTCGCCGCCGCGCGGGGCGGACCGCGAGATCGACGCGGCGGCCGGCGATCACCGGCGGGGATCACCGGCGGGGTTTTCCGGATCGCCGCGGCGTGCTAGCGACGCCCGCACACCAACAACTTCACGCAAGAGGGGTGGCGGCGGTGGCGGATCTTCTCTCGGCCCTCAATCCGGCTCAGCAGCAGGCGGTGCTGCATGGCGACGGCCCGTTGCTCATCCTCGCCGGCGCCGGCTCGGGCAAGACGCGGACGCTGACCCACCGCATCGCGCACGTCATCGGCGAGCGCGGCGTCGAACCCTGGCGCATCCTCGCCGTCACCTTCACCAACAAGGCGGCCGCCGAGATGCGCGAGCGCCTGGAGCGGCTGCTCGGCGGCGAGCGCCTGCCGTGGGTGTCGACCTTCCACGCCGCCTGCGTGCGCATCCTGCGGCGCGAGATCGAGGCCCTCGGCTTCACCCGCGACTTCACCATCTACGACGACCGCGACAGCGAGCGGCTGGTGAAGGACGTGCTCGCCGGTCTCGGCGTGCCCGAATCGGTGCTGGCGCCGCGCCTGGCGCAGTCGCTGATCGACGGCGCCAAGAACAAGGGCATCAGCGCCGCCGAATACGCGCGCCGGCACGAGCGGCACGAGGCGATGGCGCCGGTGTACCGGCGCTACCAGGACGTGCTGAAGCGCGCCAACGCGGTCGACTTCGGCGACCTGCTGCTGCTCACCACCCAGCTCTTCACCGAGCATCCGGCGGTGCTCGAACGCTACCGCGCCCGCTTCCGGCACGTGCTGGTCGACGAGTACCAGGACACCAACGCGGTGCAGTACCGGCTCACCAACCTGCTCGCCGGCGAGCACCGCAACCTGTGCGTGGTCGGCGACGACGACCAGTCGATCTACCGCTGGCGCGGCGCCGAGATCGCCAACATCCTCGACTTCGAGCGCGACTACCCGGACGTGACGACCATCCGCCTGGAGCAGAACTACCGCTCGACCGGCACGATCCTCGCCGCCGCCGGCGCGGTGGTGGCCTGCAACGCGCGCCGCAAGGGCAAGACGCTGTGGACCGAGAACCCGCGCGGCGACCGGATCGCGGTCGGGCCCATGCCCGACGACCTCGAGGAGGCGCGCTTCGTGGCGCGCGAGATCGAGCGCGCCCTGCAGGGGGCCTGGGCGCGGCGCGACATCGCCATCCTCTACCGCACCAACGCCCAGTCGCGGGCGGTCGAGGAAGCGCTGGTGCGGCACCGCATCCCCTACGTGATGATCGGCGGCGTGAAGTTCTTCGCCCGCGCCGAGGTGAAGGACGTCCTCGCCTACCTGCGGGTGCTGGTGAACCCGGCCGACGCGCTGTCCACCCGGCGCATCATCAACACGCCGGCGCGCGGCATCGGACCCGGCACCGTCGAGCGCCTGGGGCAGCTCGAGGAGGAGGCCGGCGGCCTGCTCGCCGCCTGTCGGCTGGCGGTCGCGCGCGAGCTGCTCAAGCCGCACCAGGGCGAGAAGGTCCGCGCCTTCGCGGCGATGATGGACGGCTTCCGCGCCCGCCTCGCCGAGCTGCCGTATCCGCAACTGACGGCGCGGCTGATCGAGGAGAGCGGCTACGGCGCGGCGCTGCGCGAGGACGGCAGCCCCGAGGCGCGCGAGCGGCTGCAGAACCTCGACGAGCTGCTGAAGGGCATGGAGGAGTCGGCGGCGATGGGGCGCAGCCTGCAGGAGTACCTGGAGCAGGTGGCGCTGGTGAGCGACATCGACGCCTGGGACGGCGGCGCCGATCGCGTCACCCTGATGACCCTGCACTCCGCCAAGGGGCTCGAGTTCCCGATGGTCTTCATGATCGGCATGGAGGAGGGGCTCTTCCCGCACGCCCGCGTCGAGGACGCCGACATCGAGGAGGAGCGCCGCCTCTGTTACGTCGGCATGACGCGGGCGATGAAACGCCTGGTGCTGACCCACGCCCTGCGCCGCCGCGTCTACGGCGACGCGCAGATGAACGCCCGCAGCCGCTTCATCGACGAGATCCCGCCCGAGCTGGTGGAGACCGTCGGCCAGCCGGCGCGGCCGGCGGCGCCGCAGTGGCGCCTCCCCGCCCGCCAGGGGTCCTTCTTCGCCGCGCCCCGCGCCGCCAGCCGGCCGGAACGCATCGAGGTCGCGAACGGCGAGGACGGCGAGCGGGTGCGCATCGTCTACGACGAGGACGCGCTGCGGGTCGGCAGCCGCGTCCGCCACGGCACCTTCGGCCTCGGCACGGTGAAGGGCCTCGAGGGCGCCGGCGAGCAGCAGAAGGTGACGGTGGTGTTCCAGTCGGTCGGCGCCAAGAAGCTGCTGCTCAAGTTCGCCGGCCTCGAACCGGCGTGA